The following proteins are encoded in a genomic region of Coffea eugenioides isolate CCC68of chromosome 6, Ceug_1.0, whole genome shotgun sequence:
- the LOC113775664 gene encoding dihydropyrimidinase-like isoform X3, translated as MGFVNLLTMAKRFSGIIAILLLLRLTTASASHEFCDAGMGYNVVGCGGSDSSSRRILIKGGTVVNAHHQEVADVYIDDGIIADVKPNIKKSHLQVGDEVAVIDATGKFVMPGGIDPHTHLEMEFMGTDSTETIDDFFSGQAAALAGGTTMHIDFVMPVNGSLSLGFKAYVEKAKKSCMDYGFHMTITKWDDTVAREMEIMVKEKGINSFKFFLAYKGIVMINDELLLEGLKKCKSLGALAMVHAENGDAVFEGQKRMIELGITGPEGHALSRPPLFP; from the exons ATGGGTTTTGTTAATCTTCTCACCATGGCGAAGAGATTCTCTGGAATCATCGCTATTCTCTTGTTGCTGAGGCTGACAACAGCCTCTGCTTCTCATGAG TTTTGTGATGCTGGGATGGGTTACAATGTTGTTGGATGTGGAGGATCTGACTCCTCTTCACGAAGGATATTGATTAAGGGAGGGACAGTTGTAAATGCTCACCATCAAGAGGTTGCTGATGTTTATATAGACGATGGGATTATTGCTGATGTGAAACCTAACATCAAG AAATCCCATCTTCAGGTCGGTGATGAAGTTGCAGTAATTGATGCCACTGGAAAGTTTGTCATGCCAG GGGGAATTGATCCTCACACTCACCTGGAAATGGAATTTATGGGTACTGATTCTACTGAAACAATTGATGACTTCTTCAGCGGCCAAGCTGCTGCACTAGCTGGTGGAACAACTATGCACATTGATTTTGTCATGCCTGTGAATGGGAGTCTATCTTTAGGGTTCAAAGCATATGTAGAAAAAGCAAAGAAGTCTTGCATGGACTATGGTTTCCATATGACAATAACTAAATGGGATGATACTGTTGCAAGAGAAATGGAAATTATGGTCAAAGAGAAAG GTATCAACTCCTTCAAGTTTTTCCTAGCATACAAGGGTATTGTCATGATTAATGATGAGCTTCTGTTGGAGGGACTTAAAAAATGCAAGTCCCTTGGTGCTTTGGCCATGGTTCATGCAGAAAATGGAGATGCTGTGTTTGAAGGCCAGAAAAGAATGATTGAACTTGGTATTACTGGTCCAGAGGGACATGCACTTTCTAGGCCCCCTTTG